The Phycodurus eques isolate BA_2022a chromosome 8, UOR_Pequ_1.1, whole genome shotgun sequence nucleotide sequence gtgaggagaagcggctcagaaaatggatggatggatgaaatttttgcaattcattaaaaaagaaaaactgaaatatcacacagacataagtattcagaccctttgctcagtatttagtagacgcaCCCTTTTGAGTTTTTCACACGTGCTTTGGGGATcagccattcctccttgcagatcctctccagttctgtcaggttggatggtgaacattggtgggcagccattttcaggtctttccagagatgctcaattggatttaaatcagggctctggctgtgcCATTCAAAAAcggtcacagagttgttctctgtgtgcttagggtcattgtcttttttgaaggtgaacctttggcccagtctgaggttctgagcactctggagaaggttttcgtccatgatatccctgtacttggccggattgattttttcttcatttgcaaccagtctccctgtccctgcaactgaaaaacaccgccacagcgtgatgctgccaccaccatgcttcactgttgggactgtattggacaggtgatgagcagtgcctggttttctccacacataccgcttagaattaaggccaaaaagttctgtcttggtcttgtcagaccagagaatcttatttctcaccatcttgggagtccttcaggtgttttttttagcaaattccatgcgggatttcatgtgtcttgcactgaggagaagcttccgtcgggccactctgccataaagccccgactagttgagggctgcagtgatgctaGACTCtcaagaactttctcccatctcctgactgcatctctggagctcaggcacagtgatctttgggttcttctttaactctctcaccaaggctcttctcccccgaatgctcagtttggccggacggctagcttgaggaagggttctgatcgtcccaaacgttccatttcagaattatggaggccattgtgctcttaggaaccttatgtgcagcagaaatatttttgtaaccttggccagatctgtgccttgccacaattctgtctctgagctcttcaggcagttcctttgacctcatgattctcattcgctctgacatgcactgtgagctctaaggtcttatacagactggggtgtggctttcctaatcaagtccaatcagtataatcaaacactgctggactccaatgaaggtgtagaaccatctcaaggatgatcagaagaaattgacaagcacccgagttaaatacatgagtgtcacagcaaagggtctgaataattatatatatatatatatatatatatatatatatgtgtgtgtgtgtatatatatatatatatatatatatatatatatatatatatatatatatatatatatatatatacatatacaatttgtttcttttcttttaccaaTGCCCCTTTTAAACTGAATTGAGAAatagttgaacttttttttttttttactggcctctgagttcaaaagtagttatgtattaatttgatgtgtatattgtatgtaataacatgagacaatcatacatttatatgagTTCACAGTCagaatggccctctgagggaaactaactatgatgtggcccgtgacaaaaatgactttgacacccctgtatCTAAAAGGTTGGTGAGCTCTAAATTAAAGCATGAAAATGTGAGCTGAAAATTTTTATTTCTGTACGTTCTATTTAatggggattactgtatattttatacatggtattttatttggaattttttttttttttaaacaaaaatatttggggggggtggtgttttttttttccgtagctggaacggattaacagCATTTCCTTTCATTCCAATGGGAAACGATGACTTAAGATACGAGAGCTTTGGGAtgcgaggtttttttttttttttgagcgtGTTACGACATGGCAAAAAAGGAattttgcctgtgtgtgtggcGGGTGACAGCCCCTTTGCTGTTGTCGCCTCCCACATATTCAAGCATTTGTCATGGCAAGTGGCAAAACCGTCGTGTTACGTTACTGTTCAACTTCACTGTTGGCTCGCAACTCGGTGGAACCAGTTTTGTTGTTCTGGCGGAACCTTTCCCTCTGACGTTTTTCAAGGTATTTACGGTTCCTCCTCCCAGGTGTTCTCTCAGCTCAAGTCGCCCTCCGCACGGTTAGTCCTCGTACTCGCTCACATATtatcaacttaaaaaaaaaaaaaaagtgttgcgtCAAGTGTTTGCTGTTCGTGTGCGTGTTGAGTTGTTGCTAGCAAAGTTTTGACAGTCGAGCTTCACTCGGCAAACGTGACATTTACGCTCGCCTTGTTCGTGCACGAAGTTCCGCTCGTATATGAAAGCGTAATTTGACACCGTTGTGTAGTTTCATTAAACTTCACCGAAGTTTCTCTTGCTAGCAGTGGTTAGCCGTGCTATGCTAAACAGTTGGCGAGTGAGTGCCTGTCAAACGCAGTTTCCTTGACAACAGCGCGGAGGTTAGCGCCGGTTGTTAGCTCAGACTTTAATTTTGTGATTTCTATCTGACACGGCGAGAACAAATAGTTTGGGTGTGTCACAGCTTCACTTTGACAAGTGTCGCGTCTTTCCAAACAGCTCTGCGGCTCAAGGGCTTGACCGGCTGGCATTTCCAGAAACTTCTGTCAAGATTCGCACACCCCCAGCAGGGAGGCCACGGGAGCGAGCATTGGGAGCATGGCCACCGACCAGGAGCCCACATTCGCCGTCAAGCTGGcccagctgctgctgctctccACCTACTGGGGAATGCAGATTTGGGTCACCTTCATTTCAAGTtggtgacacaaacacacagcattCTTCATTGACTGTTAACATCTGTGACGTTGTGACCCTGTTCAGATTTCGAATAGCAGCAAAACTAGTCGTCGAAACTAGTTGCACGGCAGGTAAATTGAGTAGGAATACGATgcgaaaaaaaattacagttgcaAGACTTCGCCGCGATTGAGCGTCGCAGTGGAAAATTTGGGACCCTGCATCGGGTTTTCAGTAGCAACATGACAATACTTCCACTCCAAATgaaagtctgtcaaaatgcagaGTCTGGATGGAATGGCCCCTTCAACCTGAATACAACGCACCGACAAATTTTGAAGATCGGATGACGGAGAAAttgatttcaaaaaaaataattgcgtTTTGGGgttaatgtttttgtgtgatattgtgGTGAAAAATGTCTGCTACTCGTTGAAGCCcttcaaaaatgcaaaacaagttTTTACTTTCCTGCTCACACAACTGAGGTTTTATGAGGTCAAGCGGTCTCAGTTGACGACGacctaaaataaatgtatattcccaccccccaaaaaaatgattaGAGTATAATCAAGACAGCACTAGCGACTGTGTTTCACTTCCTCATTCATTCAATGTATCCGGAGGACTTTCTTTTGATGTGGTAGCCTGTGAGGCAGCTAAGGCTCGAGGCGTGTCCTGGATGGTTTGTGAATTATGACACTTTTCATGACTACACGGAGAAAGTGGGGCAAAGGTTGTCTGTCAAGTTGGATGTCAAAGCAACTTTACTTCATGCTTCACTTGCCTGCCGGATGAGGGATTCGTTAACTTATTAACACGGGGCACGTATCTGATACGTCGGTGGTTCTCAAAGCGAGCCGTAGCTTGTGGGTCTGCAAAATCATAGGCGTGATGTTTTATCCTTTAAAATAGTGCGAGAAAATACtcctccctaccttagctttTGGCCAATTAAAATTTCTGATACGATTGCGACATTACATTGCCTAaaaagttatgtttaattggtgttaggatTACGTTGGGGTCTAGGAAAAAATGTCCCCCCCTATAAGGGGTCGCTGAACCCACAAAGTTTAAGGACCCCCTGCGAGACGTAACTTGCTGAGCACGTGTTGTTTTCGTAAGCAGGCTTCGTGATGGACAACCACCTGAACAGACACACGTACGGCTTCATTCAGAGCCGCCTGGTCCCCTTCTACCTTCACCTGGGCTCGGCCTGCGCCTTCTTCAACCTCACAATCTTCGCCGTGTACCATCCCAGCGACATGCTGAATGAGCGAGAGGCATTCCAAGTGGGTTTTTGCTCTCCAACATTCACATCATACCGTAGAGACACCACCTTGATATGTGTGGCAAAAGTGCTGCGACTGGTGAAGGTACCGAAACTGCCTCCCGGTCAGCATGGTAAATGAGAAACTTCAAAATTACCTTACCTGGTTAAACgaaacaatatttaaatatctcaaatcatctttccccattgaaatgagtgTTAAAACCATTAATCTGTTCAAGCCCTTGTGCTCCTTCAGGTGTTGACACTTTGGCCACCGGAGGGCAGTATAATAGTCTTAAAGGCGCAAATGAAGAGTTTCTAAGtaactcagtaagctgcagtaatattggtGGTTtattgcagaggataaagaatatgtctgtgagtactgttatattgtctgtgtacGTATTGattcacagtttgtgttcatatatccgttgcttaaagtgtTATGATATTGCCATATAATGCTTTTCGTTagctgtctatggcattttgcattgtgtgttagcattaagctagtggacattGAAAGTGAAGTGTAATTTCATTGTTTAGTTTTGTAGCTTTATGAAGTTCAGTTTCTTAACACGCATTAGTTTACGCTTAAGGGGCAGATATGTCACATCCAAGATGGCTGATGCACTGACGTATCACAGCCACGGGCCAAGCCACTCAAGGGGGTGTCTGTGTTAACATGCTACAGAGACAAGCACACAACAGTCCTTTTAAAATTGACTTCTCACCCGACAGATCTTCATCTTCTTCGTGTCGGTGACGGTGGCAGCGGTCAACGCCCAGTGGTTCGGCCAGATGACGTCGGAGCTGATGGCCGACATGCACCTGGTGGAGCAGGCGTGCGGTCTGGGCCAGGACATCGGCCTGTCGTCCAACCGCGAGGCCTACGCCAAGCTGCGCGAGACGGACGCCAAGTACCGCCACCTGAGCGGGCGCCTGCGGCTCTACCGGCTGCTGTCGTCGCTCTGCAACGTGTGCTGCGTGGCCTGCAACTTCTGCAGCCTCAGCTACATGGCCGAAAACCTCCGCACGCTGTGATACGGTTCCaccgccacttttttttttttagttttagttttttttccccataaggAAGCTGTAAGTTATCTATTTAATACCTCCTTTTCTCTCCGTGCCTTATTTGTTCACTTGCTTTAGGGAATCGCGAGAATCTTGGTAAACTGCAACGAAAAGCTCAATTTGAGATGTCAACCAAAATGTTCCTGGGAAATTCGCTTTGTGCGGCCACCACATAAGAGTATAggtgatggcaaagaagaaacgTGTAATAatcgtataaaaaaaaaatgacatctgcTCTCTCATTACAGGTACATCTCGATAAATGTCGCAtatttattccatccattttctgagccgcttctcctcaccagggtcgcgggagtgctggagcctatcccagctatcatcgggcagcaggcggatacaccctgaactgcttgccagccgataacattcacacctacgggcaatttaagagttgtcaattaacttaccacacatgtttttgggatgtgggaggaaaccggagtgcccggagaaaacccacgcaggcatggggagaacatgcaaaccccacacaggcgggcccggggattgaaccccagtcctcagaactgggaggcagacgctctaaccagtcgtccaacgtgccgcctatatttattcttatttaccaaattacaatatatttattgagatgacacACCTAAAcaaattgtgcaacagaagcctgcagatgcTTATTggtagatgtgatttattgttctcaaatttgtagtggaactgtGTGAGCCTTCAGGCTATGTCCCTGTTGCATTTTCCAGCTAATCATATCCATATAAATATATTCAATTTTATTGGGATGTACCTGTACCTTCAAAGGGTGAGAAGTTTTTACTTCATCTTAGTTTCATTATACACTggtcaaatcatttttttacacTGTTAAGAATGTTGAAATTGTGCTTTAAACATTGACTTCAACTGTTAAAACAAGTTTTACGATGGATGTTGGCCACAAATTTTGTCTTTAATTTACGTGACATTTCctgtaagacattttttttttctaaaattacAACGTGGAAGTTGACAATGGCGGTTCATCATTACTACTTCAAAATTGGAACATTTCAGGCAGCCTTGTGTCTGACCTTTGCGCGAACCTGTTTATCTTGTTAAAAAGATAAATTTCAGACGCTTAGTGCTGCTCCGCCCGTTTAGGCGGAACTGCAACCCTTTGGCAAGTTTCTTCTTTTCTTGCCCGGCCAAGGTTTCTGCTGTTGATAAACGCCAAACACAATTGCAATTTTCCTATCTCTTGGCATCATAAAACCTCGATTAACTGTAACAGGCCAAGTTTGAAGTCaatgtaacattttttaaaaataactgaattatTGTATCACAAAACCTCTCCATCTTTGATAGCGTGTGATTATGAATTTTTCCCAAAACGCACATCTTAGATTAATTGATGAGTTACGAGGGCACCCGTGGTGTGAatgtccagggtgcaccccgccctTCGCCCCAAATCagcaacagaaaatggatggactctCATGTGAGTGTAAAAATTAAATTGCATACTCACTGTTAATTTTGTGTGCCTGGGAGGTGACTCTCTTCACATGAACCTTAATCGGTGCTGGCGTTTTGGTTCGTATTCCCGTTCGTCTCGTTTTCTGATTCATGCTGACCTGTCGATGCTCCAGCCGTATTGCACCGAGCAGCCGGGACAGAGACAAACGCACCGCTTTACACAGTATAAGTTCCATTTTCCGTTCTGTAGTCGTCATTACACGTCACCAGTACTCTTCCGTGGTAGcgaaacacaaaaatacagaagCTAAAGTAAAACACGGGGAATTCATCCAAGATTCTTATGTGACATATTCAAAGACGTGTTTACTGATTACACGACATCACAAAGTCAATTCGCGGTTCTTGTGGTAATCATCACACTTTGGCATCACTGCCCATCGCAGGTGACACAAAAGAGCTAAAcacatgacatcacacatgaTGATGGTTGATCGACTTTTGAGGCTTActgttaaccccccccccccaaaaaaacaattttaccaCTTTAGGGACGTTCagatttggaggttccactggacACAGTGAGCTGGATTGATCCTTTTTGTGGAATGGTTATCTTGATGGTAGGAATGAGTTGTAACAGATAGAACCACTGATAGAACCTTGACATAGGTTCTATCAGTGCACACAAATTGTGCTTTGCACTCACTCAGATGACAAGTCAGCATGTGCAGTGAATGGTGGGAAAGTCAAAGCAGAATTTATTAGGTGAaggttgttaaaaggaaaaaaaaaaaaagcaaatacaatgcaaatgtctttcttttcatctcaattgtatttttgtagatGTGTGAGGTTTTGATGCTTTTAGTATGAACATAAAAGAGAAGTTTGTCCTTGGACATTCTTCTTCTGGatttaaatcatgttcaacttcaCTTTATCTGGCCTGCAATGCTCAGGAAAACAAGTTAAGAAACTTGACTTCACTTTGGAAGTATAAGGGACTTCATATATTTGGTGGACAGTATATATTATGTACAGTAATCTAGAGTAGAGACTGACTTTGGAAATTAAATCTTTCCTTGGTGTCATTTGTACTTGTATGTTggttgtttattaaaaaaacaaaaacaaacttcaaAAAAAGCTTATCTTGATCATTTTAAATAGGCCTGCAGCTAcggaatatttttagaatcaagtAGACTA carries:
- the si:ch211-121a2.4 gene encoding transmembrane protein 205, yielding MATDQEPTFAVKLAQLLLLSTYWGMQIWVTFISSFVMDNHLNRHTYGFIQSRLVPFYLHLGSACAFFNLTIFAVYHPSDMLNEREAFQIFIFFVSVTVAAVNAQWFGQMTSELMADMHLVEQACGLGQDIGLSSNREAYAKLRETDAKYRHLSGRLRLYRLLSSLCNVCCVACNFCSLSYMAENLRTL